The DNA sequence GATAGTCGGAGATGTATCCGGGGACAGTGTGCGGACATTCCGCCTCGAAAAGCGACGGCACACTGAACCGGGCTTCAGCGATCGACTTCGCCGAGGGTGAAACGGGCTCGGACCGACGTACAGCGGAATACCACTCGGCTGCGAGAAGGGATCGGCTCTTTCCGTATGCAGACTCGAGGTCACCGCTACGGTATGCAGACTTCAACGCAGCAACGCCGTACTGCTCGAGCAGGTATCGTACGAAAGATCCGGTAGCGGCGTAGGACACGGCACCGCGACCCGTCCAGAAGCCGAATGCTCCGAGAGACGTCGCCAGCCCATCGACCACGGACACAGAGTCCCGCGAGCCGTCCTGGATCACAGCCTCCATCAGCTCTCCCGGCGATGGTCGACCGTCCGGGGCCTCCAGGGCCGACGCGAGTCCTTCGACGAGACCGACCTTCGGGGAGGCCCGCAGAATCGGCATGCCAAATTCGCGGGAGAAGACGTGGACGAGCTCGTGGTCCAGACTCTGCTGTACGCGTCGTTTCAGAATATGAATCTGCGGATGCGCGAGCCACACCGGAGCTACACTCGTGGTCCGAGAACCCGTCAAAGAACCTTTACTCTCAGCCGTGGGATAGATGTAAACGCGGACTCGATCACGGATCTCTGTCGCAAGTATCGATGAAAGCACGGAGTATCGATATTCCATATTGTCGACCATCTCTTCGATCTCGTCACCACGTACCGACCGTGAGTCGTAGTGGACTTCGAAGTGATCGGTCACGATGGAGCTCCCGAGCGACTCCTGAAGGATCGCATGAGTGGTATTCCATCCCAGTTGGGCCGACAAGGAATAGGCGATTACGAGTCCGACGGAGACGGCAAGGGTCATCGCGGTGAGGGGATCGCGAACGCCCGCGCGGCGCGTGGCGACTCGGCTGGCCATCCATAGCGTAGCCGCCCATGCCAGACTCAGACCCCGGAATGCGAAGAGTCCGGGCCGAATCGAAAGCTGCTCGTCATAGATGGGTCCGAGAATGCCACCAAACACATGATTGTACGTGTACAACTGGGGATGCAGCCCGATGTCGTACAGTGGCGGGAAGACGGCGAAGCCGATCGCGATCGCCAGGAACACGGTGTTGCTTCGAGGTACCTCGAGAGCATGCAGAAGCGATGCCACCGAACAGGCCAGGACGGCGCTTACGACCGGGAACAGCACAAAAAACATCAGGCCGGTCGGATACGCGCAGTTGGGCGACCACACCAGCGGAACGGTCATCAGGACCAGCGGAATCGCGAGTACCACGACCTGCCATACGACCACCGTCGCAGCAGACACACCATCACGAAACTGGCGAAGACTCGAGAGCCCTGAGACCACGAACGCAACGCCCGCGAGCACCGCGGCCGACTCCACGTGCAGAACGTTCAGCAGTGGAATCGGCCACAGCAGTAGCGAGGTCAGTGCGTAGGCGGCGACGCTCCACCGACCCGCGCGGCCGCGCCAGGTACGGCTAAAGCTCCCCTGCATCAGATCAAAAGGTTACCGTGCGCCGAGAGACTCGGCTAGAGTAAAGTGAAAGCGACGCCGACGGAGAAAACCTCCTTGAGCTGGATTTCCTTCTTGACGTCATCATCGAACAGGAGAATCATCTCAAAATTGGTCTGCAGCCAATCGTTCACCTTCATGGTCAGAAGGTTCTCCCAGATGGCGTCGGGCTTGTCGGCGTTGTTAAATGCAGCGAAGAGCGACAGCGTGCTTTTGTAGATGACATTCTTGAAGATCTCGCGCGTCAGTTGAGTCTGCGACTCGATGCCCGCTTCAAGTCGGGCGGACTTGTCGAGTTCGTCATCCTGAAAGCCATACGAAGCACGAAGCTCTTCAATCGTAACAACGGTCTGTTTCGCACCAAATCCGAATCGTTGCGAGAACCAGTCGTCGATGCCGTAGGTGAGTCCAAGCGCCTGCGTGAGATACGCGGGCGCGAACAGGTCCGATACCCTTTCCTCGGGCTGCGATCCATAGTCGAACCCTTCGAGGAACTGAGTGCGCAAATCGGCCGCAAATGTGGGATTCCACTTGGCGAAAAAGCCATCTCCCTTGTAGCGCACTACGTACGCGGCGAAGATGGCGTCCTCGGCCTTGCGAAGTGAAAGCGTGTCCTGCTTGATGGCACCGATACTGAGTCGAAGATTGACCTTTTGCTTGAAGCGCACTGACTCCTTTTTTGACTCGCCTTCCACACCGGCAGTGAATGCGAGCGAGTTGATACCGCCACCCTGCCAGTTTGAGAATCCAACCTGAGATCCAGCGAGCTTCGCAACAACGCCGGTCCTCCACCCGGGTGGAATTTCCTCAGCCGGTGCATCCTGAGCGGTGGCTGCCGGTGCGACGAGTGCGAGAGCACATATAACACACAGAACTACTCTTTTCATGACAGACTATCCTAAATTTGGTGGGAGCAACACGCTATGAGACAAACAAATATCGCGGTCTGGACCAAGTGAGACACGATATCCGCTGCAAAGACGGTGGGAAGAACGCGACGCATCGAAAGAGGCATATCGCGATGCCGCTACAAAAACGAGTGAACACAAAAAAAGCCGCACCCTGAAGTGCGGCTTTTTTCAAAGTCGTAGGCTGAAGTCCGTGCTACGCATTCTTACGGTTCTGTACGTCGACTCGGATGTCCTGGGCCATCTTCTTCAGGTCCTGCATGGCTTTGCGGACGCGGGTGCCGGCGGCTTTGTTGTCCTTGCCGTAAAACTTGTCAAAGTCCGACTCCAAACTGTCAACAAAATCCTTCAGCTGGCTGAATTTGCTCATGGAAGATCCTCCGATTTCAGCATGAATAGTGGAAAGCGAATTGCAAAAACGCCAAAACGCTCGCGGGAATGAGGAAAACTTACAGTATCGGCCCTGTGCAGTCAAGGACGGATGTCTGTAGATCGGTCGAAAATGGAGGTTTTTGCGTCGAAATCACGGCGAAATCCGCAAAATCGCACCTGTTTCAGCGTCAAAGGCTGATCTCGCATCCGTCAGAACCACGCGAATGCCATGTGCGAGGAGCTCCTGGAGCGTTCTGGCATCCGTGTCTGATATAGAGCCCGCAATCTCATCTAAGTCCATATATGTATTAGCCTTAAGCTGTTTCGAAGAGCCGCGAGGAAAGATCGTTGCCTGAACATTGGACGCGGAGAAGCCGCGAATGACTGAGGTGAGGGCCTCACCGACCGGGACGGGATCTACGTCGGGCCCTGAGACAAGAGCTGATACCACTGAGACAGCGCCCGAAGCCACGATCTGGCGGAGCCAGTCGACGTGCGACACGACGAGCTCCCCGCTGGCAGCCCGGGTCAGAAGCCCCCGATCACATCCCTGAATGCCTACCGCGGGGACGCCGAACTCTGTCAGTATCGCGACCGTTTCTTTGTTGACTTCCCGGTACGCCCGTTCGATAAGGGCCCTTGCTG is a window from the Rhodothermales bacterium genome containing:
- a CDS encoding DUF3078 domain-containing protein produces the protein MKRVVLCVICALALVAPAATAQDAPAEEIPPGWRTGVVAKLAGSQVGFSNWQGGGINSLAFTAGVEGESKKESVRFKQKVNLRLSIGAIKQDTLSLRKAEDAIFAAYVVRYKGDGFFAKWNPTFAADLRTQFLEGFDYGSQPEERVSDLFAPAYLTQALGLTYGIDDWFSQRFGFGAKQTVVTIEELRASYGFQDDELDKSARLEAGIESQTQLTREIFKNVIYKSTLSLFAAFNNADKPDAIWENLLTMKVNDWLQTNFEMILLFDDDVKKEIQLKEVFSVGVAFTLL
- a CDS encoding histone H1, with the protein product MSKFSQLKDFVDSLESDFDKFYGKDNKAAGTRVRKAMQDLKKMAQDIRVDVQNRKNA